The following proteins come from a genomic window of Saccharomyces mikatae IFO 1815 strain IFO1815 genome assembly, chromosome: 7:
- the HIS2 gene encoding histidinol-phosphatase (similar to Saccharomyces cerevisiae HIS2 (YFR025C); ancestral locus Anc_1.351) encodes MHSHHSHSGDYSAHGTDPLDSVVNQVINLNFHTYCLTEHIPRIERKFIYPEELSLGKTPEEIITKLETSFKNFMSHAQEIKARYTDKPDVRTQFIIGMEIESCDKIHIEYAKRIMKENSDILKFCVGSVHHVNGIPIDFDQTQWYNSLHSFNDNLKDFLLSYFQSQYEMLTNIKPLVVGHFDLYKLFLPPKMLVNQKSGQCNEESGIPVASLDVISVWPELHDAVVRNLQFIDSYGGAIEINTSALRKGLEEPYPSKTLCNLVKKHCGSRFVLSDDAHGVAQVGVCYDKVKKYIVDVLQLEYICYLEECQSSQNGLFIKRLPISEFVNDPFWANI; translated from the coding sequence ATGCACTCACACCATTCACATTCTGGTGACTACAGTGCACACGGTACAGACCCTTTGGATTCTGTAGTCAATCAAGTTATCAACCTCAACTTTCATACTTACTGCTTGACAGAGCACATCCCAAGAATTGAGCGCAAGTTCATATACCCTGAAGAACTGTCATTAGGCAAAACCCCAGAGGAAATCATTACCAAGCTAGAAACATCGTTTAAGAATTTCATGAGTCATGCGCAAGAGATCAAGGCTCGTTATACTGACAAACCAGATGTACGTACTCAATTCATTATAGGAATGGAGATTGAAAGTTGTGACAAGATCCACATCGAATATGCGAAAAGAATCATGAAGGAGAATAGcgatattttgaaattttgtGTGGGTTCGGTCCATCACGTCAACGGGATTCCTATTGATTTCGACCAAACACAATGGTACAATTCATTACATTCTTTCAACGACAATCTGAAAGATTTTCTACTATCTTACTTCCAATCACAGTACGAGATGCTCACGAACATAAAGCCCCTAGTCGTGGGTCACTTTGACCTTTACAAATTGTTTCTGCCCCCAAAAATGCTGGTAAACCAGAAATCGGGCCAATGTAACGAAGAAAGTGGAATTCCTGTAGCTTCATTAGACGTCATCAGCGTATGGCCAGAACTGCACGATGCAGTCGTAAGAAATTTACAGTTTATAGACTCTTATGGTGGTGCTATTGAGATTAATACGTCAGCACTAAGGAAGGGCCTCGAGGAACCGTACCCTAGCAAGACCTTGTGCAATCTGGTTAAGAAGCATTGCGGATCAAGATTTGTTTTAAGTGATGACGCACATGGTGTGGCGCAGGTGGGCGTGTGCTACGACaaagtaaagaaatatatagTGGACGTGCTACAGTTGGAATATATTTGCTACCTTGAAGAATGCCAATCATCGCAGAATGGATTATTTATAAAGAGATTACCCATTTCAGAGTTTGTTAATGATCCCTTCTGGGCCAATATCTGA
- the ULI1 gene encoding Uli1p (similar to Saccharomyces cerevisiae ULI1 (YFR026C)), whose product MAVWALRRDEFTRLSCAKPNTGLKFLILRNEDMTTLRAIAIATILLVVTVNALQANHSCVASLPSNSSGFNKNATGKELVQKVFSRESAGKTSLTHRANELFSIPWDGPAGTVRNFDFTNLGLPDAINLHKSCTDNYHSFTANNTCPNKDFAQRFLGHTLNSTSSNNFSTGFSSNKKKDDGGFLGKNTKFPSLKSLPITRNSCQGFFSFTIFGVNFHVSFNCNQNPIDRHHCEMYCEGCLQDKVGGMYSSV is encoded by the coding sequence ATGGCGGTTTGGGCTCTGCGTAGGGATGAATTTACTAGATTGTCGTGTGCGAAGCCTAACACCGGCCTCAAGTTTTTGATACTAAGAAACGAGGACATGACGACGCTCCGCGCAATAGCAATTGCGACTATCCTACTGGTTGTGACAGTGAATGCACTTCAGGCTAATCATTCATGTGTTGCTTCATTGCCATCAAACTCAAGCGGTTTTAACAAGAATGCTACCGGTAAAGAATTAGTACAGAAGGTTTTTTCTAGAGAATCAGCTGGCAAAACCTCTCTTACTCACAGGGCAAATGAACTGTTTTCAATCCCCTGGGATGGGCCTGCTGGGACAGTAAGGAATTTCGACTTTACCAATCTGGGACTACCAGATGCAATCAACTTGCATAAGTCGTGCACTGACAACTACCACAGTTTCACGGCGAACAATACATGTCCTAACAAAGACTTCGCACAGCGTTTTCTGGGTCACACATTGAATAGCACGAGTTcgaataatttttcaacaggGTTTTCAtcgaacaagaagaaagacGATGGTGGTTTTTTGGGGAAGAACACGAAATTTCCTTCATTAAAAAGCCTTCCAATCACTCGAAATTCATGTCAGGggtttttttctttcacaATTTTTGGGGTAAATTTCCACGTATCTTTCAACTGCAACCAAAATCCCATAGATCGTCATCATTGTGAGATGTATTGCGAAGGTTGCTTGCAAGACAAAGTAGGAGGCATGTATTCATCCGTGTAG
- the ECO1 gene encoding Eco1p (similar to Saccharomyces cerevisiae ECO1 (YFR027W); ancestral locus Anc_1.350) produces MGARKPQRRTGKKPNLIQSKLQVNDGSKSNKLVKCDKCEMSYSSTSIEDRAIHEKYHSLHLHGRKWSPNWGSIIYTKQNHSRTVHLSRSTGTITPLNSSPLKKGGPPITHHEEKIVSVRPDKSNGEVRAMMEIMTLVNNELNAPHDENDIWNNTTEEKGKAFVYIKNNRAIGIIIIENLYGGDGKISDRGRWMVYDSRRLVQNVYPDFKIGISRIWVCKTARNLGIATKLVDTARENIVYGEVIPRYQVAWSQPTDSGGKLASKYNGILHKSGKLLLPVYI; encoded by the coding sequence ATGGGAGCAAGGAAACCACAAAGAAGAACAGGCAAGAAACCAAACCTCATCCAGTCTAAATTACAAGTCAATGACGGTTCGAAATCGAATAAACTGGTCAAGTGTGATAAATGTGAGATGTCATATTCTTCCACATCAATAGAAGACCGTGCCATTCACGAGAAATACCACAGTTTACACCTCCATGGACGTAAATGGTCGCCAAATTGGGGTTCTATAATATACACGAAGCAGAACCACTCAAGGACGGTGCACCTATCAAGATCAACGGGGACGATAACACCATTAAATTCATCGCctttaaaaaaaggtgGCCCACCTATCACGCATCATGAGGAAAAGATTGTGTCTGTGAGACCAGATAAATCCAACGGCGAAGTCCGTGCCATGATGGAGATAATGACGCTGGTGAACAATGAACTGAATGCGCCACACGATGAAAATGACATTTGGAACAATACTACAGAAGAGAAAGGCAAGGCGTTCGTATACATAAAGAATAACAGGGCAATTGGAATAATAATCATAGAGAACCTGTATGGGGGCGACGGAAAAATATCCGATCGTGGACGTTGGATGGTCTACGACTCTAGAAGATTGGTACAGAATGTATACCCTGATTTCAAGATTGGTATATCGAGAATTTGGGTATGTAAGACAGCGAGGAACTTGGGGATCGCAACCAAATTGGTCGACACTGCGAGGGAGAATATTGTGTATGGAGAAGTTATTCCTAGGTATCAGGTGGCGTGGTCGCAGCCTACTGACAGCGGTGGAAAACTGGCTAGCAAATACAATGGAATTCTGCATAAATCGGGCAAGTTGTTATTGCcagtatatatatga
- the CDC14 gene encoding phosphoprotein phosphatase CDC14 (similar to Saccharomyces cerevisiae CDC14 (YFR028C); ancestral locus Anc_1.349), with protein MRRSVYLDNTIEFLRGRVYLGAYDYTPEDTDELVFFTVEDAIFYNSFHLDFGPMNIGHLYRFAVIFHEILNDPENANKAVVFYSSASTRQRANAACMLCCYMILVQAWTPHQVLQPLAQVDPPFMPFRDAGYSNADFEITIQDVVYGVWRAKEKGLIDLHSFNLESYEKYEHVEFGDFNVLTPDFIAFASPQEDHPKGHLATKSSHLNQPFRSVLNFFANNKVQLVVRLNSHLYNKKHFEDIGIQHLDLIFEDGTCPDLSIVKNFVGAAETIIKRGGKIAVHCKAGLGRTGCLIGAHLIYTYGFTANECIGFLRFIRPGMVVGPQQHWLYLHQNDFREWKYTTRISLKPSEVIGGLYPLIGLEEYRLQKKKLKDDKRVSHNNIEGDMRDLTMTPPSNSHGAVSARNSSQPSTTNNGGGSFKSSAVPQTSPGQPRKGQNGSNTIEDINNNNNPPSYVKEKGVIESNNSDDESMQDSNSISNRYSKTSRKKSDISSVSSSRMEDNETSATNNINSAADDTILRQLLPKNRRVTSGRRTTSAAGGIRKISGSIKK; from the coding sequence atgcgcAGGAGTGTATACCTCGACAACACGATCGAGTTCCTGCGAGGCAGAGTATATCTCGGTGCGTATGATTATACGCCAGAAGATACTGATGAGCTGGTGTTTTTTACCGTGGAGGACGCAATATTTTACAATAGTTTCCATTTAGACTTTGGTCCCATGAACATTGGTCATCTATACCGATTTGCGGTTATTTTCCATGAAATCTTGAATGACCCTGAAAATGCCAATAAAGCGGTTGTGTTCTATTCATCTGCATCCACGAGACAGCGGGCTAACGCCGCATGTATGCTTTGCTGCTACATGATTCTTGTCCAGGCATGGACTCCTCATCAAGTGCTTCAGCCGTTGGCGCAAGTAGACCCTCCCTTCATGCCATTTAGAGATGCTGGTTATTCCAACGCGGATTTCGAAATTACTATTCAAGACGTGGTTTACGGTGTTTGGAGGGCCAAGGAGAAAGGGCTTATTGATTTGCATTCCTTCAATTTGGAGAGTTATGAGAAATATGAACACGTAGAGTTTGGTGACTTCAATGTACTCACCCCGGATTTCATTGCATTTGCGTCTCCCCAAGAGGACCACCCAAAAGGCCATCTAGCTACCAAATCTTCACATTTGAATCAGCCATTCAGATctgttttgaattttttcgcTAATAATAAGGTTCAATTAGTGGTAAGATTGAATTCTCACTTATACAATAAAAAGCACTTTGAGGACATTGGCATTCAACATTTGGATTTGATCTTTGAAGATGGTACATGTCCAGATCTTTCCATTGTTAAGAACTTTGTTGGAGCTGCAGAAACAATAATCAAAAGAGGCGGCAAAATTGCTGTTCACTGTAAAGCTGGGTTAGGGAGAACCGGTTGTCTAATTGGTGCACACTTGATATACACGTATGGATTTACCGCCAATGAATGTATTGGGTTCTTAAGGTTCATAAGGCCCGGAATGGTGGTTGGTCCTCAACAACATTGGTTATATTTACACCAGAACGATTTTAGAGAATGGAAGTACACAACCAGGATTTCTTTAAAGCCTAGCGAGGTCATTGGTGGATTATATCCCTTGATAGGCCTAGAAGAATACCGTctacagaagaagaagcttAAAGATGACAAAAGAGTCTCCCATAATAATATCGAAGGAGATATGAGAGATTTAACAATGACGCCACCATCTAACAGTCATGGAGCTGTCAGTGCCAGAAATTCTAGTCAACCTTCTACAACTAATAATGGAGGTGGTTCATTCAAAAGTTCGGCAGTGCCACAGACTTCGCCTGGCCAGCCGAGAAAGGGCCAAAACGGCTCCAATACTATAGAAGAcatcaacaataataataatccACCTTCCTATGTGAAAGAGAAGGGAGTGATAGAAAGCAATAACTCAGATGATGAATCCATGCAGGACAGCAATAGTATAAGTAACCGTTATTCCAAAACTTCGCGCAAGAAAAGTGATATTTCGTCTGTTTCATCGTCACGAATGGAAGATAACGAAACCAGTGCAACGAACAATATCAACAGTGCCGCGGATGATACCATACTAAGACAACTTTTGCCCAAAAATAGGAGAGTAACGTCGGGAAGAAGGACTACAAGCGCCGCAGGTGGTATAAGAAAGATAAGTGGCTccatcaaaaaataa
- the PTR3 gene encoding Ptr3p (similar to Saccharomyces cerevisiae PTR3 (YFR029W); ancestral locus Anc_1.348), with the protein MHTNKHKWGHEADIMRVLDDIEHNLFLPQRLLRDGVASAASADESHVQYGTVKDCSVLTCGCCISESLFHELCRGTSSQQAACPICQQENVQLLSAITPLRELARQIDFFRSTAAQNESRYDEHPGITRTSPSLSSALSLTPSRSSSTVELETDNKTLSSSTAKEKSSLLELFHIVASRIHNSNAEIKSGQPLAIGTVQEQEEHSTKENYSSSFLDPNYEDHTNWKILDNASNTRTVPIDNNSSLVSTDVTVPSTATYQTNNAHDVDEEKEYFFANCFPMYRKKFQFSTHPKFLGTKSKLFINQSISPDCTKFALITEHKWEVYSINPKDNSPRLISCGKSSGEYGPNFNQLTEPSSSLSATSQASKKKKKSWSQRFCKLSNEFLIISGSQSILNIHDINQNGKLIHTYVSRFPIRCIDIDPSSQIIAYGITGKDRHTGAEQALVVIQQIMRNKVTSEPEFPPPITITLPYRDPINTIQLSHDAKYLTCSTALESRFLIISLQKINEPRLIMKSVRSIDTSLESEGITDTKLFPGNPNLMCITSTAFNSSPLVINTKITQINGVRSVAQPSMLIRVDEIGCKIHKCEISPRNDAIAFLDRNGSVYIMCAPTMIDNNEKRRTILVETVANAYRAYESATLRFNPEGNKLYILDRKGTFFVEDFAYGLPQSREITKCKQIFHK; encoded by the coding sequence ATGCACACTAATAAACACAAGTGGGGCCACGAGGCAGATATAATGAGGGTGCTGGATGATATAGAGCACAACCTGTTTCTACCGCAGCGGCTTTTGCGCGATGGTGTTGCTAGTGCTGCTAGTGCTGATGAATCACACGTTCAATATGGTACAGTCAAAGACTGCTCCGTGCTTACCTGCGGTTGCTGCATATCTGAATCGCTGTTCCATGAGCTATGCAGGGGAACTTCAAGCCAACAAGCTGCTTGTCCCATTTGCCAGCAAGAGAATGTACAACTGCTTTCAGCCATCACACCACTGCGTGAGTTGGCCCGTCAAATTGACTTCTTCAGGAGTACTGCTGCACAGAATGAAAGCAGGTACGATGAGCACCCCGGTATAACGAGGACTTCACCATCGTTATCATCGGCGCTATCGCTAACACCATCGCGGTCTTCCTCCACTGTTGAGCTGGAAACAGACAATAAGACACTGTCTAGCTCTACGGCAAAGGAGAAGTCATCATTGCTTGAACTCTTTCATATTGTAGCTTCGCGAATACATAATTCGAACGCAGAGATAAAGTCGGGCCAGCCACTTGCTATTGGCACCgttcaagaacaagaagaacacAGCACCAAAGAGAACTATTCAAGCAGTTTTCTCGATCCTAATTATGAGGACCACACGAATTGGAAAATACTGGACAATGCGTCGAACACAAGAACAGTGCCGATAGACAACAATTCCTCCTTGGTGTCCACAGACGTTACAGTGCCTTCCACGGCAACCTACCAGACGAATAACGCACATGATGTGGACGAAGAGAAGGAATACTTCTTCGCAAACTGTTTTCCCATGTAccgaaaaaaattccagtTCAGCACACACCCCAAATTCCTAGGGACAAAATCCAAATTATTTATCAACCAGAGCATTTCTCCCGACTGTACCAAGTTCGCTCTCATAACTGAACACAAGTGGGAAGTTTACTCGATAAATCCAAAGGACAATTCTCCTCGGCTAATATCATGTGGCAAGTCCAGTGGCGAATATGGACCTAACTTCAACCAACTAACGGAGCCATCATCGTCACTCTCGGCAACTTCTCAGgcatcaaaaaagaaaaagaagagctGGAGTCAACGTTTCTGCAAATTATCCAATGAATTCTTGATAATATCGGGCTCGCAAAGCATTCTCAATATCCACGACATAAACCAAAATGGCAAACTCATCCACACCTACGTCTCGCGATTCCCCATTCGATGCATCGACATAGACCCCAGTTCGCAGATAATAGCCTACGGAATCACCGGTAAGGATAGGCATACGGGCGCAGAACAAGCATTGGTAGTGATCCAACAAATTATGAGGAATAAAGTTACTTCAGAGCCTGAGTTTCCTCCACCAATCACAATAACACTTCCCTATAGAGACCCCATCAATACAATACAGCTTTCGCACGATGCCAAGTACTTGACATGTTCCACCGCGCTAGAGTCACGGTTCTTAATCATCTCCTTGCAGAAGATTAACGAGCCCagattgataatgaaaagcGTCCGATCCATCGACACCTCTTTGGAATCTGAAGGTATCACCGACACGAAACTCTTCCCGGGAAATCCAAACCTGATGTGTATCACATCCACAGCGTTCAACTCCTCTCCCCTAGTCATAAACACGAAAATCACCCAAATAAACGGCGTGCGGTCTGTGGCCCAACCATCCATGCTAATAAGAGTGGATGAAATCGGATGCAAGATTCATAAATGCGAAATATCGCCAAGAAACGACGCCATTGCCTTCCTCGACCGGAACGGATCAGTTTACATTATGTGTGCGCCCACCATGATTGACAAcaatgaaaagagaagaacaATTCTTGTTGAAACCGTGGCCAATGCCTACAGAGCTTATGAATCCGCCACTTTGCGGTTTAACCCGGAGGGCAACAAGCTTTACATCCTCGACAGAAAAGGAACCTTCTTTGTGGAGGATTTTGCGTACGGCTTGCCCCAATCTCGTGAAATCACAAAATGTAAGCAAATATTCCACAAGTAA
- the MET10 gene encoding sulfite reductase subunit alpha (similar to Saccharomyces cerevisiae MET10 (YFR030W); ancestral locus Anc_7.185), producing the protein MPVEFATNPFGKAKNATSLPNYGTPVTAISSVLFNHVDSIFAYKSFSQPDLLYQDLKKWCEKSGDESRGKTFFQELDIRSGAGLTPLGFSHGLKSTTAIVAPGFSLPYFISSLKTVPHDGKFLLNVGALNYDNTTGSVTNDYVTALDAASKLQYGVVTPISTNEVQSVALLALAIATFSNSSGAINLFDGLNYSKTVLPLVESVPEASILAKLSKVIAPNAAFDDVLDKFNELSGLRLHNFQYFGAQDAETVFITYGSLESELFNSVISGNSSKIGLINVRVPLPFNVAKFVTHVPSTAKQIVVIGQSLDGSSPSFLRSQVSAALFYHGRTSINVSEYIYQPNFIWSPNAVKSIVSSFITSFTFNVNSPSGEGFIYWASDKSINIDVASKLVKALSLEDGKYVSLRTKFDNLANAGTFQAQFVTSEKQVSTSNIDSTKLAIVENVNVLKYLDVAATVVEKGSIALVSQKTVKDLDLNSVEGYVKNLGIPESFLISIAKKNIRLFIIDAETVNDESKLSFFIQAVFWKLAFDLDVAESTNRIWKSIDSDADVSAASISEFLTAAFENSIKEVPSAVYTNFSEIVIEKKEDEEEPTALPIFVNETSFVPNKSSIEEIPLPETSEISDIAKKLSFKEAYDVEHKLRPDLPVKNFVVKVKENRRVTPADYDRYIFHIEFDISGTGMTYDIGEALGIHARNNETLVKEFLQFYGLNESDIVSVPNKDNHQLLETRTVLQAFVENLDIFGKPPKRFYESLIPYAINEDEKKKLEDLVTPAGAVDLKRFQDVEYYTYADIFELFPSVRPSLEELVTIIEPLKRREYSIASSQRVHPNEVHLLIVVVDWVDNKGRKRYGQASKYISDLAVGSELVVSVKPSVMKLPPSPKQPVIMSGLGTGLAPFKAIVEEKLWQKQQGYEIGEVFLYLGSRHKREEYLYGELWEAYKDAGIITHIGAAFSRDQPQKIYIQDRIKENLNELKTAMIDNEGSFYLCGPTWPVPDITQALQDILAKDAKERGVKVDLDAAIEDLKEASRYILEVY; encoded by the coding sequence atgccGGTTGAGTTTGCTACCAATCCCTTTGGCAAGGCCAAAAATGCAACTTCACTGCCCAACTACGGTACACCAGTAACCGCAATTTCATCCGTGCTGTTCAATCATGTGGACTCCATTTTTGCTTACAAGTCCTTTTCTCAGCCTGATTTACTATATCAAGACCTGAAAAAATGGTGTGAAAAGAGTGGTGACGAGTCACGTGGTAAGACCTTTTTCCAAGAGCTAGATATCAGATCTGGTGCTGGCCTGACTCCTTTGGGGTTTTCTCATGGCCTGAAAAGCACTACTGCGATCGTTGCTCCAGGGTTTTCACTACCGTATTTCATTAGCTCTTTGAAGACCGTTCCACACGATGGtaagtttcttttgaatgTTGGTGCTTTAAACTATGACAATACCACAGGTTCTGTCACCAATGACTACGTGACCGCATTAGATGCTGCTTCCAAGCTTCAATATGGTGTTGTAACTCCGATTTCCACTAACGAGGTGCAAAGCGTCGCTTTACTAGCATTGGCGATTGCAACTTTCAGTAACAGTTCTGGTGCTATCAACTTATTTGACGGGTTAAACTACTCAAAAACCGTCTTACCTTTGGTTGAATCTGTTCCAGAAGCCTCCATCTTAGCAAAATTATCCAAAGTTATAGCTCCAAATGCTGCCTTTGATGATGTCTTGGATAAGTTTAATGAATTATCTGGATTAAGACTGCATAATTTCCAATACTTTGGTGCTCAGGATGCTGAAACCGTGTTTATCACTTATGGGTCCTTGGAATCTGAATTATTTAATTCCGTTATCAGTGGCAATAGCTCAAAAATTGGGTTAATAAACGTCAGAGTGCCATTGCCTTTCAATGTGGCTAAATTCGTCACCCATGTTCCATCTACTGCCAAACAAATTGTCGTTATTGGTCAGAGTTTGGACGgttcttctccttctttcttgaGATCCCAAGTTTCTGCTGCCTTATTTTATCACGGACGCACGTCTATTAACGTCTCCGAGTACATTTACCAGCCAAACTTCATTTGGTCTCCAAATGCCGTCAAAtcaattgtttcatcatTCATTACAAGCTTCACTTTCAACGTCAACTCACCATCTGGCGAAGGGTTCATTTATTGGGCTTCTGATAAAAGTATCAATATTGATGTTGCTTCCAAACTGGTGAAAGCCTTGTCTTTGGAAGACGGAAAATACGTATCTTTAAGAACAAAATTTGATAACTTGGCAAATGCTGGTACCTTCCAAGCTCAGTTCGTTACCTCAGAGAAACAAGTATCCACCTCTAACATTGATTCTACAAAATTGGCAATCGTGGAAAACGTCAATGTATTGAAATATTTGGACGTAGCTGCTACAGTCGTAGAAAAAGGTTCAATCGCGTTAGTTTCTCAAAAAACCGTTAAAGATTTAGATCTGAATTCTGTTGAAGGCTATGTCAAGAATTTGGGAATTCCTGAATCATTTCTAATTTCTattgcaaagaaaaacatcaGATTGTTTATAATTGATGCTGAAACCGTTAACGATGAATCAaaattgtcttttttcattcaagCCGTTTTCTGGAAGTTGGCCTTTGATCTGGACGTCGCAGAATCTACCAACCGTATCTGGAAAAGCATTGATTCAGATGCGGACGTTTCTGCAGCCTCTATTTCTGAATTCCTCACTGcagcttttgaaaactcCATTAAAGAGGTTCCTTCTGCTGTGTACACAAACTTTTCTGAAATTgtcattgaaaagaaggaagatgaagaagagccCACAGCTTTGCCAATATTCGTTAATGAGACATCTTTTGTCCCAAATAAAAGTagtattgaagaaataccATTACCTGAAACCTCCGAAATCTCTGATATTGCCAAAAAACTATCCTTCAAAGAAGCGTACGACGTTGAGCATAAATTAAGACCTGATTTGCCTGTGAAGAACTTCGTAGTGAAAGTTAAGGAGAATAGGCGTGTAACACCAGCTGATTATGATAGATATATTTTCCACATAGAATTTGATATTTCTGGTACAGGTATGACTTATGACATTGGTGAGGCCCTTGGTATTCACGCCAGAAACAACGAAACTTTGGTAAAAGAGTTCTTACAATTCTATGGTCTAAATGAATCCGATATTGTTTCGGTTCCTAACAAGGACAACCATCAATTATTGGAGACAAGAACAGTCTTGCAGGCATTTGTGGAAAATTTGGACATTTTCGGAAAACCACCAAAGAGGTTCTACGAGTCACTAATTCCATATGCCATTAACGAAGatgagaagaagaaactaGAAGATTTGGTCACTCCAGCCGGTGCAGTAGACTTGAAGAGATTTCAAGATGTCGAGTACTATACGTACGCTGATATCTTTGAATTATTCCCATCTGTCCGTCCATCTCTTGAGGAACTTGTTACCATCATCGAACCATTGAAGAGAAGAGAATACTCTATTGCTTCTTCTCAAAGAGTTCATCCAAATGAAGTCCATTTGTTGATTGTAGTTGTTGATTGGGTGGATAATAAGGGTAGAAAGAGATACGGCCAAGCTTCCAAGTATATCTCGGATCTGGCTGTCGGTTCGGAATTGGTGGTCAGCGTTAAGCCATCTGTTATGAAATTACCTCCATCTCCAAAGCAACCTGTCATCATGAGTGGTTTGGGTACCGGTTTAGCTCCATTCAAGGCTAtcgttgaagaaaaattatggCAAAAGCAGCAAGGCTATGAAATCGGCGAAGTTTTCCTGTATCTTGGTTCAAGAcacaaaagagaagaatatCTGTATGGTGAATTATGGGAAGCTTACAAAGATGCTGGTATTATCACTCACATCGGTGCTGCTTTCTCAAGAGATCAACCTCAAAAGATTTATATTCAAGATCgtatcaaagaaaacttgAATGAATTGAAGACTGCAATGATCGATAATGAAGGTTCATTTTACTTATGTGGTCCTACTTGGCCAGTTCCAGATATCACTCAAGCTTTGCAAGATATTCTGGCTAAAGACGCTAAGGAGAGAGGCGTCAAAGTTGATTTGGATGCGGCAATTGAAGACTTGAAGGAAGCTTCAAGATACATTTTAGAAGTATACTAA